From a region of the Euwallacea similis isolate ESF13 chromosome 3, ESF131.1, whole genome shotgun sequence genome:
- the LOC136419834 gene encoding glutathione S-transferase 1-like, translated as MGLTLYHFPPSAPSRGALLAAKALGLDVDVQIVNLFKKDQLQEDFLKINPQHTVPTLTDGDFTIWDSHAIGPYLATVYGKDQSFYPTNPKERAVVDQRLYFDCGTLHPRIRAIFYPIIYLGEDQILDELKQPLEEALGFLDVFLEGNNFVAGDKLTVADCSLVATVANLVAVGWNIKPYANVNNWFARCALTIPGYVEVNQAGAEEYGKVVKSKMAPGQLH; from the exons ATGGGGTTAACTCTATACCACTTCCCCCCTAGTGCTCCTTCCAGAGGAGCCTTGCTGGCGGCCAAAGCCCTGGGCCTTGACGTGGACGTGCAAAtagtgaatttatttaaaaaggacCAACTCCAGGAGGACTTTCTTAAG ATCAATCCACAACATACAGTACCTACACTCACTGATGGGGACTTTACGATTTGGGATAGTCACGCTATTGGGCCTTATTTGGCCACAGTCTATGGCAAAGACCAAAGTTTCTATCCCACTAATCCAAAGGAAAGAGCTGTTGTTGATCAGAGATTGTATTTTGATTGTGGAACTCTACATCCTCGAATTAGAGCAATTTTT TACCCTATAATATATCTTGGGGAAGACCAAATCCTTGATGAGTTGAAACAGCCTTTAGAAGAAGCCTTAGGATTCTTAGATGTTTTCCTCGAAGGGAATAATTTTGTTGCAGGCGATAAATTAACAGTTGCAGATTGTTCCTTAGTGGCAACAGTGGCAAATCTTGTG GCTGTTGGTTGGAATATTAAGCCTTATGCCAACGTCAACAATTGGTTTGCCAGGTGTGCATTAACTATTCCTGGATATGTCGAAGTGAATCAGGCTGGTGCAGAAGAATATGGTAAAGTTGTCAAAAGTAAAATGGCGCCTGGCCAGCTGCATTAA
- the LOC136419810 gene encoding synaptic vesicle 2-related protein isoform X4: MVLKRTKGYQDIDGNTTTQSRNEPVDPDAIIPQEIEMASVAVVPDDTYTVTQAVNALGFGWFQVKLSLWTGLCWMADSMEMTILSILSPALHCSWHLTRYQQALTTTIVFLGMMLSSTFWGNLSDRYGRKHALSLCAVLLFYYGLLSSIAPSFMWMLLLRGLVGFAIGCTPQSVTLYAEFLPTKQRAKCVVLLDWLPESARYHVASGQTDKALETLEKIARDNGKPMLLGRLVVDDVTLSSPHRGRFRDLLVPSLRLTSLLLWFIWSSCAFCYYGLVLMTTELFETSSIVCGEGVKPGQSLDTCAADCRQLQTTDYIDLLWTTLAEFPGIFITISIIERFGRKKTMAVQFIAYAICCSFLVICPGKRAILTLMLFLARGIIAGVFQAAYVYTPEVYPTSLRSVGVGSCSAMARLGAMVTPYVAQVLLKTSISFATSIYAAAALLAAIACLLLPIETTGKELPENIVEQTRTNK, encoded by the exons atggtaTTGAAACGGACCAAAGGATATCAAGATATCGATGGGAACACTACGACTCAATCTAGAAATGAGCCTGTAGATCCCGATGCCATAATCCCGCAGGAGATTGAAATGGCTTCAGTTGCAGTAGTTCCTGATG atACATACACAGTAACTCAGGCAGTCAATGCCTTGGGGTTTGGTTGGTTTCAAGTGAAACTCTCACTATGGACTGGCCTTTGTTGGATGGCAGACAGTATGGAAATGACTATTTTATCCATACTTTCACCAGCATTACACTGCAGCTGGCACCTTACAAG GTATCAACAAGCTTTAACAACAACTATAGTCTTTCTTGGAATGATGCTTTCCTCAACATTTTGGGGTAATCTAAGCGATAGATATGGAAGAAAGCAT GCACTAAGCTTATGCgcagtattattattttattatgggTTGCTAAGTTCAATAGCTCCCAGTTTCATGTGGATGCTTCTACTGAGAGGTCTTGTTGGCTTTGCCATTGGATGCACACCACAATC TGTTACACTGTACGCTGAATTTTTGCCCACAAAGCAACGTGCAAAATGCGTAGTACTCCTTGAC TGGCTTCCAGAGTCGGCTAGGTATCATGTTGCCAGCGGGCAGACTGACAAAGCCCTTGAAACCCTGGAAAAAATTGCCAGAGATAATGGCAAACCCATGCTTTTAGGGAGATTGGTGGTGGATGATGTCACCTTGTCTTCTCCTCACAGAGGCCGTTTCAGAGACTTATTGGTACCATCTCTGAGATTAACGTCTCTGCTTTTATGGTTCATATG gTCTTCGTGCGCTTTTTGTTATTACGGTCTGGTTTTGATGACCACCGAGCTATTTGAAACTTCGTCAATTGTGTGCGGAGAAGGAGTAAAACCTGGACAGAGTTTGGATACTTGCGCTGCTGACTGCCGACAGCTCCAAACTACAGATTACATCGATTTATTATGGACCACTTTAGCTGAATTTCCTG gtatttttataacaatatCTATTATCGAGCGATTTGGGAGAAAGAAAACGATGGCTGTTCAATTTATTGCTTACGCCATATGTTGCAGTTTTCTTGTTATCTGCCCGGGAAA GCGGGCAATATTAACTCTAATGCTATTTTTGGCGCGTGGCATTATAGCAGGAGTATTTCAAGCTGCATATGTTTATACCCCTGAAGTATATCCTACATCACTTAGATCAGTGGGCGTGGGATCTTGCAGTGCCATGGCCAGATTGGGAGCTATGGTTACTCCCTACGTAGCGCAG GTTCTATTAAAAACGTCGATATCTTTCGCTACTTCAATATACGCAGCAGCAGCTCTTTTGGCTGCCATTGCCTGTTTACTGTTACCTATCGAAACCACGGGGAAGGAGTTACCTGAAAATATTGTGGAACAAACTAGGACCAATAAGTGA
- the LOC136419810 gene encoding synaptic vesicle 2-related protein isoform X3, whose product MVLKRTKGYQDIDGNTTTQSRNEPVDPDAIIPQEIEMASVAVVPDDTYTVTQAVNALGFGWFQVKLSLWTGLCWMADSMEMTILSILSPALHCSWHLTRYQQALTTTIVFLGMMLSSTFWGNLSDRYGRKHALSLCAVLLFYYGLLSSIAPSFMWMLLLRGLVGFAIGCTPQSVTLYAEFLPTKQRAKCVVLLDCFWALGACFEVALALIVMPTLGWQWLLALSTGPLLAFAIICPWLPESARYHVASGQTDKALETLEKIARDNGKPMLLGRLVVDDVTLSSPHRGRFRDLLVPSLRLTSLLLWFIWSSCAFCYYGLVLMTTELFETSSIVCGEGVKPGQSLDTCAADCRQLQTTDYIDLLWTTLAEFPGIFITISIIERFGRKKTMAVQFIAYAICCSFLVICPGKRAILTLMLFLARGIIAGVFQAAYVYTPEVYPTSLRSVGVGSCSAMARLGAMVTPYVAQVLLKTSISFATSIYAAAALLAAIACLLLPIETTGKELPENIVEQTRTNK is encoded by the exons atggtaTTGAAACGGACCAAAGGATATCAAGATATCGATGGGAACACTACGACTCAATCTAGAAATGAGCCTGTAGATCCCGATGCCATAATCCCGCAGGAGATTGAAATGGCTTCAGTTGCAGTAGTTCCTGATG atACATACACAGTAACTCAGGCAGTCAATGCCTTGGGGTTTGGTTGGTTTCAAGTGAAACTCTCACTATGGACTGGCCTTTGTTGGATGGCAGACAGTATGGAAATGACTATTTTATCCATACTTTCACCAGCATTACACTGCAGCTGGCACCTTACAAG GTATCAACAAGCTTTAACAACAACTATAGTCTTTCTTGGAATGATGCTTTCCTCAACATTTTGGGGTAATCTAAGCGATAGATATGGAAGAAAGCAT GCACTAAGCTTATGCgcagtattattattttattatgggTTGCTAAGTTCAATAGCTCCCAGTTTCATGTGGATGCTTCTACTGAGAGGTCTTGTTGGCTTTGCCATTGGATGCACACCACAATC TGTTACACTGTACGCTGAATTTTTGCCCACAAAGCAACGTGCAAAATGCGTAGTACTCCTTGAC TGTTTTTGGGCGTTAGGGGCTTGTTTTGAGGTAGCCTTAGCGTTAATCGTAATGCCCACTTTGGGTTGGCAATGGTTGTTAGCTTTGTCCACGGGCCCGCTGTTAGCTTTTGCCATAATTTGCCCA TGGCTTCCAGAGTCGGCTAGGTATCATGTTGCCAGCGGGCAGACTGACAAAGCCCTTGAAACCCTGGAAAAAATTGCCAGAGATAATGGCAAACCCATGCTTTTAGGGAGATTGGTGGTGGATGATGTCACCTTGTCTTCTCCTCACAGAGGCCGTTTCAGAGACTTATTGGTACCATCTCTGAGATTAACGTCTCTGCTTTTATGGTTCATATG gTCTTCGTGCGCTTTTTGTTATTACGGTCTGGTTTTGATGACCACCGAGCTATTTGAAACTTCGTCAATTGTGTGCGGAGAAGGAGTAAAACCTGGACAGAGTTTGGATACTTGCGCTGCTGACTGCCGACAGCTCCAAACTACAGATTACATCGATTTATTATGGACCACTTTAGCTGAATTTCCTG gtatttttataacaatatCTATTATCGAGCGATTTGGGAGAAAGAAAACGATGGCTGTTCAATTTATTGCTTACGCCATATGTTGCAGTTTTCTTGTTATCTGCCCGGGAAA GCGGGCAATATTAACTCTAATGCTATTTTTGGCGCGTGGCATTATAGCAGGAGTATTTCAAGCTGCATATGTTTATACCCCTGAAGTATATCCTACATCACTTAGATCAGTGGGCGTGGGATCTTGCAGTGCCATGGCCAGATTGGGAGCTATGGTTACTCCCTACGTAGCGCAG GTTCTATTAAAAACGTCGATATCTTTCGCTACTTCAATATACGCAGCAGCAGCTCTTTTGGCTGCCATTGCCTGTTTACTGTTACCTATCGAAACCACGGGGAAGGAGTTACCTGAAAATATTGTGGAACAAACTAGGACCAATAAGTGA
- the Mocs2B gene encoding molybdopterin synthase catalytic subunit, with product MSNFLAFKTDKLNIQDVTDLVTSTSCGAISVFIGTTRDKFEGKTVVNLEYEAYESMGIKAMERICTEIRKEWPEVENIAIYHRLGEVPTKEASVVIAVSSPHREEALKATEFCINHLKQSVPIWKKEVYSNNEATWKENKESDNEVYPPRRKKCKFDIVQEVQTDYIPPHLIQIKASNSELDTRIEKFMERKRAEINAHNDREFFRCQKDPEYSCARIDATVPKRKDSKSHLQVERVLNCYQYRDQKDWNYMKKYIPPNGIEERVHILESQLSLGNAVPKNIYQRLKHLEDRLLLLESLSPEYLQFWEKSSVMSNKSLKKKIFLPSELDELIAEVEKKCLNNN from the exons ATGAGCAACTTCTTAGCTTTTAAAACTGACAAACTGAATATTCAGGATGTTACAGATTTAGTCACTTCAACTTCTTGTGGGGCTATATCAGTTTTTATTGGAACCACTAGGGAcaaatttgaaggaaaaacTGTAGTTAATCTCGAATATGAAGCATATGAATCAATGGGAATTAAAGCAATGGAAAGGATCTGTACTGAGATTAGAAAAGAGTGGCCTGAAGTAGAAAATATTGCTATATATCATAG ATTGGGTGAGGTTCCTACCAAAGAGGCCAGTGTTGTGATTGCTGTTTCTTCCCCTCATAGAGAGGAGGCCTTAAAAGCAACTGAGTTTTGCATAAACCACTTAAAACAATCTGTTCCTATTTGGAAGAAGGAGGTGTATTCCAATAATGAGGCAACTTGGAAGGAAAATAAGGAAT CTGATAATGAAGTGTATCCTCCACGAAGGAAAAAATGCAAGTTTGATATTGTCCAAGAAGTCCAAACAGATTATATTCCTCCACATTTAATACAAATCAAAGCCTCAAATTCTGAACTTGATACCAGGATTGAGAAGTTTATGGAAAGAAAAAGAGCTGAAATTAATGCTCATAATGATAGAGAATTCTTTAGATG CCAAAAAGATCCTGAATATAGCTGTGCAAGAATAGATGCCACTGTACCGAAAAGGAAAGACTCAAAAAGTCATTTACAAG ttgaAAGGGTGTTAAATTGTTATCAATACCGAGACCAAAAGGACTGGAActacatgaaaaaatatatacccCCTAACGGCATTGAGGAGCGAGTTCACATATTGGAATCGCAGTTAAGCTTAGGAAACGCTGTgccaaaaaatatctatcaaaGACTTAAACACTTGGAAGATCGTCTACTCTTGCTGGAAAGTTTGTCACCggaatatttacaattttgg GAGAAATCATCTGTGATGTCcaataaatcattaaaaaagaaaatatttttaccatCAGAATTAGACGAACTTATTGCAGAAGTGGagaagaaatgtttaaataataacTAG
- the LOC136419810 gene encoding synaptic vesicle 2-related protein isoform X2 → MVLKRTKGYQDIDGNTTTQSRNEPVDPDAIIPQEIEMASVAVVPDDTYTVTQAVNALGFGWFQVKLSLWTGLCWMADSMEMTILSILSPALHCSWHLTRYQQALTTTIVFLGMMLSSTFWGNLSDRYGRKHALSLCAVLLFYYGLLSSIAPSFMWMLLLRGLVGFAIGCTPQSVTLYAEFLPTKQRAKCVVLLDVSRFSCNKSTSNRIVILQCFWALGACFEVALALIVMPTLGWQWLLALSTGPLLAFAIICPWLPESARYHVASGQTDKALETLEKIARDNGKPMLLGRLVVDDVTLSSPHRGRFRDLLVPSLRLTSLLLWFIWSSCAFCYYGLVLMTTELFETSSIVCGEGVKPGQSLDTCAADCRQLQTTDYIDLLWTTLAEFPGIFITISIIERFGRKKTMAVQFIAYAICCSFLVICPGKRAILTLMLFLARGIIAGVFQAAYVYTPEVYPTSLRSVGVGSCSAMARLGAMVTPYVAQVNSSIKNVDIFRYFNIRSSSSFGCHCLFTVTYRNHGEGVT, encoded by the exons atggtaTTGAAACGGACCAAAGGATATCAAGATATCGATGGGAACACTACGACTCAATCTAGAAATGAGCCTGTAGATCCCGATGCCATAATCCCGCAGGAGATTGAAATGGCTTCAGTTGCAGTAGTTCCTGATG atACATACACAGTAACTCAGGCAGTCAATGCCTTGGGGTTTGGTTGGTTTCAAGTGAAACTCTCACTATGGACTGGCCTTTGTTGGATGGCAGACAGTATGGAAATGACTATTTTATCCATACTTTCACCAGCATTACACTGCAGCTGGCACCTTACAAG GTATCAACAAGCTTTAACAACAACTATAGTCTTTCTTGGAATGATGCTTTCCTCAACATTTTGGGGTAATCTAAGCGATAGATATGGAAGAAAGCAT GCACTAAGCTTATGCgcagtattattattttattatgggTTGCTAAGTTCAATAGCTCCCAGTTTCATGTGGATGCTTCTACTGAGAGGTCTTGTTGGCTTTGCCATTGGATGCACACCACAATC TGTTACACTGTACGCTGAATTTTTGCCCACAAAGCAACGTGCAAAATGCGTAGTACTCCTTGACGTAAGTCGTTTTTCATGTAACAAATCAACGTCAAATAGAATAGTTATTTTGCAGTGTTTTTGGGCGTTAGGGGCTTGTTTTGAGGTAGCCTTAGCGTTAATCGTAATGCCCACTTTGGGTTGGCAATGGTTGTTAGCTTTGTCCACGGGCCCGCTGTTAGCTTTTGCCATAATTTGCCCA TGGCTTCCAGAGTCGGCTAGGTATCATGTTGCCAGCGGGCAGACTGACAAAGCCCTTGAAACCCTGGAAAAAATTGCCAGAGATAATGGCAAACCCATGCTTTTAGGGAGATTGGTGGTGGATGATGTCACCTTGTCTTCTCCTCACAGAGGCCGTTTCAGAGACTTATTGGTACCATCTCTGAGATTAACGTCTCTGCTTTTATGGTTCATATG gTCTTCGTGCGCTTTTTGTTATTACGGTCTGGTTTTGATGACCACCGAGCTATTTGAAACTTCGTCAATTGTGTGCGGAGAAGGAGTAAAACCTGGACAGAGTTTGGATACTTGCGCTGCTGACTGCCGACAGCTCCAAACTACAGATTACATCGATTTATTATGGACCACTTTAGCTGAATTTCCTG gtatttttataacaatatCTATTATCGAGCGATTTGGGAGAAAGAAAACGATGGCTGTTCAATTTATTGCTTACGCCATATGTTGCAGTTTTCTTGTTATCTGCCCGGGAAA GCGGGCAATATTAACTCTAATGCTATTTTTGGCGCGTGGCATTATAGCAGGAGTATTTCAAGCTGCATATGTTTATACCCCTGAAGTATATCCTACATCACTTAGATCAGTGGGCGTGGGATCTTGCAGTGCCATGGCCAGATTGGGAGCTATGGTTACTCCCTACGTAGCGCAGGTAAATA GTTCTATTAAAAACGTCGATATCTTTCGCTACTTCAATATACGCAGCAGCAGCTCTTTTGGCTGCCATTGCCTGTTTACTGTTACCTATCGAAACCACGGGGAAGGAGTTACCTGA
- the LOC136419810 gene encoding synaptic vesicle 2-related protein isoform X1, which translates to MVLKRTKGYQDIDGNTTTQSRNEPVDPDAIIPQEIEMASVAVVPDDTYTVTQAVNALGFGWFQVKLSLWTGLCWMADSMEMTILSILSPALHCSWHLTRYQQALTTTIVFLGMMLSSTFWGNLSDRYGRKHALSLCAVLLFYYGLLSSIAPSFMWMLLLRGLVGFAIGCTPQSVTLYAEFLPTKQRAKCVVLLDVSRFSCNKSTSNRIVILQCFWALGACFEVALALIVMPTLGWQWLLALSTGPLLAFAIICPWLPESARYHVASGQTDKALETLEKIARDNGKPMLLGRLVVDDVTLSSPHRGRFRDLLVPSLRLTSLLLWFIWSSCAFCYYGLVLMTTELFETSSIVCGEGVKPGQSLDTCAADCRQLQTTDYIDLLWTTLAEFPGIFITISIIERFGRKKTMAVQFIAYAICCSFLVICPGKRAILTLMLFLARGIIAGVFQAAYVYTPEVYPTSLRSVGVGSCSAMARLGAMVTPYVAQVLLKTSISFATSIYAAAALLAAIACLLLPIETTGKELPENIVEQTRTNK; encoded by the exons atggtaTTGAAACGGACCAAAGGATATCAAGATATCGATGGGAACACTACGACTCAATCTAGAAATGAGCCTGTAGATCCCGATGCCATAATCCCGCAGGAGATTGAAATGGCTTCAGTTGCAGTAGTTCCTGATG atACATACACAGTAACTCAGGCAGTCAATGCCTTGGGGTTTGGTTGGTTTCAAGTGAAACTCTCACTATGGACTGGCCTTTGTTGGATGGCAGACAGTATGGAAATGACTATTTTATCCATACTTTCACCAGCATTACACTGCAGCTGGCACCTTACAAG GTATCAACAAGCTTTAACAACAACTATAGTCTTTCTTGGAATGATGCTTTCCTCAACATTTTGGGGTAATCTAAGCGATAGATATGGAAGAAAGCAT GCACTAAGCTTATGCgcagtattattattttattatgggTTGCTAAGTTCAATAGCTCCCAGTTTCATGTGGATGCTTCTACTGAGAGGTCTTGTTGGCTTTGCCATTGGATGCACACCACAATC TGTTACACTGTACGCTGAATTTTTGCCCACAAAGCAACGTGCAAAATGCGTAGTACTCCTTGACGTAAGTCGTTTTTCATGTAACAAATCAACGTCAAATAGAATAGTTATTTTGCAGTGTTTTTGGGCGTTAGGGGCTTGTTTTGAGGTAGCCTTAGCGTTAATCGTAATGCCCACTTTGGGTTGGCAATGGTTGTTAGCTTTGTCCACGGGCCCGCTGTTAGCTTTTGCCATAATTTGCCCA TGGCTTCCAGAGTCGGCTAGGTATCATGTTGCCAGCGGGCAGACTGACAAAGCCCTTGAAACCCTGGAAAAAATTGCCAGAGATAATGGCAAACCCATGCTTTTAGGGAGATTGGTGGTGGATGATGTCACCTTGTCTTCTCCTCACAGAGGCCGTTTCAGAGACTTATTGGTACCATCTCTGAGATTAACGTCTCTGCTTTTATGGTTCATATG gTCTTCGTGCGCTTTTTGTTATTACGGTCTGGTTTTGATGACCACCGAGCTATTTGAAACTTCGTCAATTGTGTGCGGAGAAGGAGTAAAACCTGGACAGAGTTTGGATACTTGCGCTGCTGACTGCCGACAGCTCCAAACTACAGATTACATCGATTTATTATGGACCACTTTAGCTGAATTTCCTG gtatttttataacaatatCTATTATCGAGCGATTTGGGAGAAAGAAAACGATGGCTGTTCAATTTATTGCTTACGCCATATGTTGCAGTTTTCTTGTTATCTGCCCGGGAAA GCGGGCAATATTAACTCTAATGCTATTTTTGGCGCGTGGCATTATAGCAGGAGTATTTCAAGCTGCATATGTTTATACCCCTGAAGTATATCCTACATCACTTAGATCAGTGGGCGTGGGATCTTGCAGTGCCATGGCCAGATTGGGAGCTATGGTTACTCCCTACGTAGCGCAG GTTCTATTAAAAACGTCGATATCTTTCGCTACTTCAATATACGCAGCAGCAGCTCTTTTGGCTGCCATTGCCTGTTTACTGTTACCTATCGAAACCACGGGGAAGGAGTTACCTGAAAATATTGTGGAACAAACTAGGACCAATAAGTGA
- the Mocs2A gene encoding molybdopterin synthase sulfur carrier subunit, translated as MVVKVKLLLFARARELAGKSVDTLILPDALSCHNLLEIIVKQYSLQQIKSNILISVNQDLCHIEDHLSLSEGDEVAIIPPLSGG; from the coding sequence ATGGTTGTAAAAGTAAAACTACTTCTATTTGCTCGTGCTAGAGAATTGGCCGGTAAAAGTGTAGATACTTTAATTCTTCCGGATGCATTAAGCTGTCACAATCTTTTGGAGATCATCGTAAAACAATATTCTTTACAGCAAATaaaaagcaacattttaaTCTCAGTGAATCAAGATCTGTGCCATATTGAAGACCATCTTAGCCTCAGTGAAGGTGACGAGGTTGCCATAATTCCCCCTCTCAGTGGAGGATAA
- the Wdr92 gene encoding dynein axonemal assembly factor 10 encodes MENLAKPQIICHNEKSLDYAIHDVKWIPCSAKFVSVGGKSNGAGIVEIYSLSAEGVDKIDEFHKKDHFKCCTFEASSLRTRHLATGDFLGRLQVWDLEDTLMPVYKTTAHTAVINSIDGVAGQSVNCGAPELVTGSRDGCVMIWDVRQKDVPVAKFTPLEGQAGRDCWCVAFGDSYNNADRVVAAGYDNGDVKIFDLKTMSVRWTKCLKNGVVSIQFDRKDIPMNKMMVTTLESKLFCFDMRTQHPKKGFAHLVENAHASTIWQVKHLPQNRDIFMTTGGSGSLCLWKYSYPSKRVENDSDDIPYGVMGELQQLQNSVLSDQPISAFDWCGSKLGLSVCSAYDQTLRVLITTKLNLY; translated from the exons ATGGAGAATTTAGCGAAGCCCCAAATAATTTGTCACAATGAAAAATCATTAGATTATGCAATTCACGACGTGAAATGGATTCCTTGTTCGGCGAAATTTGTCTCCGTCGGTGGAAAATCCAATGGGGCTGGTATTGTGGAGATTTACTCTCTGTCTGCGGAAGGGGTGgacaaaattgatgaattccaCAAAAAGGACCACTTTAAATGCTGCACTTTCGAGGCATCTAGCTTGAGAACTAGGCACTTAGCCACAGGAGATTTCTTGGGACGATTGCAAGTTTG GGATTTAGAAGACACTTTAATGCCAGTTTATAAAACCACCGCGCATACAGCCGTTATAAATTCTATCGATGGGGTAGCCGGACAGAGTGTAAACTGTGGTGCCCCCGAATTGGTTACTGGATCTCGAGATG GATGCGTGATGATTTGGGACGTTCGACAAAAAGACGTCCCCGTGGCAAAATTTACCCCCTTAGAAGGTCAAGCAGGCAGAGACTGTTGGTGCGTGGCATTCGGCGATTCTTATAATAACGCAGATAGAGTGGTCGCTGCCGGATATGATAATGGTgatgtcaaaatatttgacttGAAGACAATGAGCGTTAGATGGacaaaatgcttaaaaaatgGG GTCGTTAGTATACAATTTGACCGCAAAGACATTCCAATGAATAAGATGATGGTTACCACGTTGGAATCGAAACTATTTTGCTTTGATATGCGTACACAACATCCAAAAAAGGGATTTGCGCATCTTGTCGAAAATGCGCATGCATCAACAATTTGGCAGGTCAAACATTTGCCTCAAAACAGAGACATATTTATGACCACTGGCGGTAGCGGTTCGCTTTGTTTATGGAAATA CTCTTATCCATCTAAACGTGTTGAAAATGACTCAGACGACATTCCATATGGAGTTATGGGGGAATTACAGCAGTTGCAAAACAGTGTTCTTTCCGATCAACCTATATCTGCTTTTGATTGGTGCGGGAGTAAATTAGGCTTATCGGTGTGTTCCGCGTATGACCAAACTTTAAGGGTTTTAATTACTACTAagttaaatttgtattaa